A DNA window from Allokutzneria albata contains the following coding sequences:
- a CDS encoding helix-turn-helix transcriptional regulator, with translation MRADRLVAALLVMQARGRVTAADLAEELEVSVATARRDLEALSAAGIPVYPQPGRGGGWSLVGGARTDLSGLSAAEAQALFLLVGPAAAVSGEAKAALRKLVQALPRTFRADAEAAASATMIDPTRWGERDRHRPELVDLLQSAVVGKRKVRLTYRDRGERLIDPWGLVDKDDIWYLIAGTERGQRTFRVDRIVAAEPTDEPAERPDDFALAQAWETVVGEVEEKRSRTWATVLVESRFVWVLQDHFGRHCETEAELPGGRSRVRLAAPTPRDLARTLAGWGSMIEVLDPPSVQVELGRIGAELASLYGDRRSDGGSSAVGVR, from the coding sequence ATGCGAGCCGACCGCCTCGTCGCCGCCCTGCTGGTGATGCAGGCGCGGGGGCGCGTCACCGCCGCGGACCTGGCGGAGGAACTGGAGGTCTCCGTCGCCACCGCGCGCCGGGACCTGGAGGCGCTGTCCGCCGCGGGCATCCCCGTCTACCCGCAGCCCGGTCGCGGTGGCGGCTGGTCCCTCGTCGGTGGCGCCCGCACCGACCTCAGTGGACTGTCCGCTGCCGAGGCACAGGCGCTGTTCCTGCTCGTCGGCCCGGCCGCCGCGGTGTCCGGCGAGGCCAAGGCCGCGCTGCGCAAGCTCGTCCAAGCCCTCCCGCGAACCTTCCGCGCCGACGCCGAGGCGGCCGCGTCCGCGACGATGATCGACCCGACTCGCTGGGGCGAGCGCGATCGCCACCGCCCGGAACTGGTCGACCTGTTGCAGTCCGCCGTGGTCGGCAAGCGCAAGGTCCGCCTGACCTACCGCGACCGGGGTGAGCGGCTGATCGATCCGTGGGGCCTGGTCGACAAGGACGACATCTGGTACCTGATCGCCGGGACCGAGCGCGGCCAGCGCACTTTTCGCGTGGACCGCATCGTCGCCGCCGAGCCGACCGACGAGCCCGCCGAGCGCCCCGACGACTTCGCGCTGGCGCAGGCGTGGGAAACCGTTGTGGGCGAGGTGGAGGAGAAGCGGTCGCGCACCTGGGCGACCGTTCTCGTCGAGTCGCGGTTCGTGTGGGTGCTGCAAGACCACTTCGGCCGCCACTGCGAAACCGAGGCCGAGCTGCCCGGCGGCCGTTCCCGCGTCCGGCTCGCCGCCCCCACACCACGGGATCTCGCCCGCACCCTCGCGGGCTGGGGCTCCATGATCGAAGTGCTCGACCCGCCGTCCGTTCAGGTCGAGCTGGGCCGCATCGGCGCCGAACTCGCCTCGCTCTACGGCGACCGGCGCTCGGACGGCGGATCCAGCGCCGTGGGCGTGCGCTGA
- a CDS encoding VOC family protein produces the protein MLRGLTTVTLFADDVPAAVAWYAELLGAQPYFQREFAGATAYVEFRIGDYQHELGVLDRRYAPPGTARGAVGTMTYWCVDDVEGSFQRLLSLGATEHQKPTEHGPGFVTASVIDPFGNVLGVMHNVHYLSVLERS, from the coding sequence ATGTTGCGAGGACTCACCACCGTCACCCTGTTCGCCGACGACGTCCCGGCCGCGGTCGCCTGGTACGCCGAACTGCTCGGCGCGCAGCCGTACTTCCAGCGCGAGTTCGCGGGCGCCACCGCCTACGTCGAGTTCCGGATCGGCGACTACCAGCACGAGCTGGGCGTCCTGGACCGCCGCTACGCCCCGCCGGGAACGGCGCGGGGCGCAGTGGGCACGATGACGTACTGGTGCGTGGACGACGTCGAGGGCAGCTTCCAGCGCTTGCTGTCGCTGGGCGCCACCGAGCACCAGAAGCCGACCGAGCACGGCCCCGGTTTCGTGACCGCGTCGGTCATCGACCCGTTCGGCAACGTCCTCGGCGTCATGCACAACGTGCACTACCTCTCCGTGCTGGAGCGGTCATGA
- a CDS encoding LysR family transcriptional regulator, translating to MTLRQMEYLLMVAEEASFTRAADRLRVSQPALSQQVRALERSMGGELLERLPGSVRLNPAGRAFAEHATVALRAEREARRAVRDVLSVTAGELEIATVLSVAVGVLPPSLTRWHHQHPDIPVRLREFRHRKLLEDAVLAGSGDIAIGPRPKSWPGPLVDIGTERFVLVIAEHDPVLERVRPYRKGAPAAAAHSRGRLALTALADHSWITLDREFGLSEFVEEHLGKAGLAPTYVLRTAQLDAAARLAAAGVGVALLPANAIPTDLAGVMVEPDPPLTRDLAAYGRAAFTNIVSGYFDILQRTPTALDPPSERRSP from the coding sequence ATGACGCTGCGTCAGATGGAGTACCTGCTGATGGTGGCCGAGGAGGCTTCCTTCACTCGGGCCGCCGACCGGCTGCGGGTCTCCCAGCCCGCGCTGAGCCAGCAGGTCCGCGCGCTGGAGCGGTCCATGGGGGGCGAGCTGCTGGAACGGCTCCCGGGGTCGGTTCGGCTCAACCCGGCGGGGCGGGCGTTCGCGGAGCACGCGACGGTGGCGTTGCGGGCGGAGCGGGAGGCCCGGCGGGCGGTTCGTGACGTTCTCAGCGTGACGGCGGGAGAGCTGGAGATCGCGACGGTGCTGTCCGTCGCGGTGGGTGTGCTGCCGCCCTCGTTGACGCGGTGGCACCACCAGCACCCCGACATCCCGGTGCGGCTGCGCGAGTTCCGGCACCGGAAGCTCCTCGAAGACGCGGTGCTGGCGGGCTCGGGCGACATCGCGATCGGGCCGCGGCCGAAGTCCTGGCCGGGGCCGCTGGTGGACATCGGCACGGAGCGGTTCGTCCTGGTGATCGCCGAGCACGATCCGGTCCTCGAGCGGGTTCGCCCCTATCGCAAGGGAGCGCCGGCCGCCGCCGCGCACTCGCGTGGCCGCCTGGCGCTGACAGCGCTGGCCGACCACTCGTGGATCACCCTCGACCGCGAGTTCGGGCTGAGCGAGTTCGTGGAAGAACACCTCGGCAAGGCGGGCCTCGCCCCGACGTACGTCCTGCGGACCGCGCAGCTGGACGCGGCGGCACGGCTCGCGGCGGCCGGGGTCGGTGTCGCGCTGCTGCCGGCGAACGCGATCCCCACCGATCTCGCGGGCGTCATGGTCGAGCCCGATCCGCCGCTGACCCGCGATCTCGCCGCGTACGGCCGCGCCGCGTTCACCAACATCGTCAGCGGCTACTTCGACATCCTTCAGCGCACGCCCACGGCGCTGGATCCGCCGTCCGAGCGCCGGTCGCCGTAG